From a single Phragmites australis chromosome 7, lpPhrAust1.1, whole genome shotgun sequence genomic region:
- the LOC133924062 gene encoding 3-oxoacyl-[acyl-carrier-protein] reductase 4-like — protein sequence MATAAAAISSPAAAAAAPSRSAVALRGFVTFGGAARSPSLRSARVFSSVRTHVAAVEQAVAQDATKLEAPVVVVTGASRGIGKATALALGKAGCKVLVNYARSSKEAEDVSKEIVASGGEAITFGGDVSKEADVESMMKAALDKWGTIDVLVNNAGITRDTLLMRMKKSQWQDVIDLNLTGVFLCTQAATKVMMKKKKGRIINIASVVGLTGNIGQANYSAAKAGVIGFMKTVAREYASRNINVNAIAPGFIASDMTAELGEELEKKILSTIPLGRYGQPEEVAGVVEFLALNPAASYITGQVLTIDGGMVM from the exons atggccaccgccgccgccgcaatcTCCTCCCCggcggccgccgctgccgcacCATCCCGGAGCGCCGTCGCCCTCCGGGGGTTCGTCACCTTCGGTGGCGCCGCCCGCTCGCCCTCGCTGCGGTCCGCCCGCGTATTCTCCA GTGTGCGAACCCATGTTGCAGCTGTTGAACAAGCAGTTGCACAAGATGCTACCAAGCTGGAAGCTCCAGTTGTTGTTGTTACAGGTGCCTCCAGAGGGATTGGAAAAGCCACTGCTTTAGCCCTTGGAAAAGCAGGATGCAAG GTTCTGGTGAACTATGCTCGGTCCTCAAAAGAGGCTGAAGATGTCTCCAAAGAG ATTGTAGCATCTGGTGGTGAGGCTATCACCTTCGGAGGAGATGTTTCAAAAGAAGCTGATGTAGAATCTATGATGAAAGCA GCTCTGGATAAATGGGGAACAATAGATGTGTTGGTAAATAATGCAG GGATTACACGAGACACATTATTAATGAGGATGAAGAAATCTCAGTGGCAAGATGTAATTGATCTGAATCTTACAGGTGTCTTCCTGTGTACACAG GCTGCCACAAAAGtaatgatgaagaagaaaaag GGAAGAATTATCAACATAGCATCAGTTGTTGGCCTTACTGGCAATATTGGCCAAGCTAATTATAGTGCGGCCAAGGCTGGGGTGATCGGCTTCATGAAAACAGTTGCTAGGGAATATGCAAGCAGAAATATCAAT GTGAATGCTATTGCACCAGGATTCATTGCATCTGATATGACTGCTGAACTTGGAGAGGAGCTTGAGAAGAAAATCTTGTCAACTATTCCATTAG GTAGATATGGCCAGCCAGAGGAAGTTGCGGGGGTAGTTGAGTTTTTGGCCCTTAATCCTGCGGCTAGCTATATCACCGGACAG GTGCTTACTATTGATGGAGGGATGGTAATGTAA